From one Malus sylvestris chromosome 1, drMalSylv7.2, whole genome shotgun sequence genomic stretch:
- the LOC126622358 gene encoding glycerol-3-phosphate acyltransferase 5-like isoform X1, translating into MILVLINPKPRKTIIRRKQMQTHTGSMESIVSELEGTLLRDPDPFSYFMLVAFEASGLIRFAVLLMMWPVIRFLEMIGMEEAGLKLMTFVAVFGVPKSEIESVSRAVLPKFYMDDLDMEAWKVFSSYDKRVVVTKMPRIMVERFVKEHLRADEVIGSELLVNRFGFATGFVKGEVNIYSRVAKLFVDEEQPTLGLGRPSSSGSSFLSLCKEQIHPPLMIANKKHDEQQVLRPLPVIFHDGRLVKRPTPSTALLILLWMPLGISLAFIRLFMGLILPMRVIPYMSQLFGGKVIVKGKPPPPFSGGNSGVLFVCTHRTLMDPVILSTVLKRRIPAVTYSISRLSELLSPIPTVRLTRVRHVDAERIKLELTKGDLVVCPEGTTCREPFLLRFSALFAELTNRIVPVAMNYRVGFFHATTARGWKALDPIFFFMNPRPVYEVTFLNQLPVEATCSSGKSPHDVANYVQRILASTLGFECTNFTRKDKYKVLAGNDGTVSYTSFGDQFRKMVSIFNPKTMKE; encoded by the exons ATGATCCTGGTCTTAATTAATCCCAAACCGAGAAAAACAATAATCCGTAGAAAACAAATGCAAACCCATACTGGCTCAATGGAGTCTATTGTTTCGGAGCTCGAAGGAACACTTCTAAGGGATCCTGACCCCTTCTCTTACTTCATGTTGGTAGCATTTGAGGCGTCAGGTTTGATACGGTTTGCCGTGTTGTTAATGATGTGGCCGGTGATCCGGTTTCTGGAGATGATAGGTATGGAGGAAGCCGGGCTTAAACTGATGACTTTTGTTGCTGTTTTTGGTGTTCCGAAATCAGAGATTGAGTCCGTGTCTCGTGCAGTGTTGCCAAAGTTTTACATGGATGATTTGGATATGGAGGCTTGGAAAGTGTTTAGCTCATATGATAAGAGGGTTGTGGTGACTAAGATGCCAAGGATTATGGTGGAGAGGTTTGTGAAGGAGCATTTGAGAGCTGATGAAGTTATTGGCAGTGAGCTTCTTGTAAACCGATTTGGGTTTGCTACCGGCTTTGTTAAAGGTGAAGTTAACATATACAGTCGAGTGGCCAAGCTGTTTGTGGATGAGGAACAACCGACATTAGGGTTGGGAAGGCCTTCATCATCTGGTTCTTCATTTTTATCCCTATGCAAG GAACAAATCCACCCACCACTTATGATCGCCAACAAAAAGCATGATGAACAGCAAGTCCTCCGACCACTCCCGGTGATCTTCCACGACGGCCGACTAGTCAAGCGCCCTACGCCTTCAACCGCCCTCTTAATCCTCCTATGGATGCCCCTAGGCATCTCACTTGCCTTCATTCGCCTATTCATGGGATTGATATTGCCAATGAGGGTTATACCCTACATGTCTCAACTATTTGGTGGTAAAGTCATTGTGAAAGGCAAACCACCACCGCCCTTCTCCGGTGGAAACTCAGGCGTGCTATTCGTCTGCACTCACCGAACCCTAATGGACCCCGTTATACTCTCCACCGTACTCAAACGTAGGATTCCAGCAGTCACATACTCTATCTCTCGACTATCAGAGCTCCTATCCCCAATCCCCACCGTTCGATTAACTCGTGTTCGGCACGTCGATGCTGAGAGAATCAAGCTTGAACTAACCAAAGGGGACTTGGTTGTTTGCCCCGAAGGAACGACGTGCCGTGAACCTTTTCTTTTGAGGTTTAGTGCACTCTTTGCTGAGCTTACAAACCGAATCGTCCCGGTGGCCATGAACTACAGGGTAGGGTTTTTCCATGCAACGACAGCAAGGGGCTGGAAAGCTTTGGACCccatattcttcttcatgaACCCTAGGCCAGTTTACGAAGTTACGTTCTTGAACCAGTTGCCTGTGGAAGCCACGTGTTCATCTGGGAAAAGCCCTCATGATGTTGCGAATTACGTGCAGAGGATCTTGGCCTCCACGTTAGGGTTTGAGTGCACCAACTTCACAAGGAAGGACAAGTACAAAGTGCTTGCTGGGAACGATGGGACCGTTTCGTATACTTCGTTTGGCGATCAGTTTAGGAAGATGGTGAGTATCTTTAACCCTAAGACGATGAAAGAATAA
- the LOC126622287 gene encoding pumilio homolog 2-like, with translation MVTDAYSKMMSEMSMRSMSKSGDYSEDLSTLIREQRRQHEASEREKELNIYRSGSAPPTVEGSLNAVGGLFEASALSGFTKNGTKGFATEEELLADPAYVNYYYSNVNLNPRLPPPLLSKEDWRFSQRLQGGGGGSAVGDRRIGGRSGGEGSLFSVQPGIGGKEENGVQARKGAAEWGGDGLIGLPGLGLGSRQKSIAEIIQDDIHNTNVSRHPSRPASRNAFDDGVEASDTQFAHLQGMSAVQNGGSSSSHTYASALGASLSRSNTPDPQLVARAPSPRIPPVGRVSSMDKKIGNGQNSFNGASLNVNESADLAAALSGMNLSTNGRIDEDNRARSQMQHEIDNHHNLYDMQGDWNHIKQNSYLNKSDSGNFHLHSASQSSNKSYQNMGRGSGFGRDLNSPSYMSDDLVDINNPAVSSGNSYLRGPVPALNGRGSSHSHYQNVENTSFPNYGYSGSPSSPSMMGSPLGNGSLPPLFENAAAASAMGGLDSGAFGGMSLGPNLLAAAAELQNIRVGNHGGGSALQVPMMDPLYVQYLRSNEYAAAQLAALNDPTKDREGMGNTYMDLLGLQKAYLGQLLSPQKSQFGAPYIGKSGSLNHGYYGNPAYGHGMSYSGTPLGGPLLPNSPVGPGSPARHGERNLRFSSGLRNMGGGLMGAWHSENGGNLDESFASSLLDEFKSNKTKCFELSEISGHVVEFSADQYGSRFIQQKLETATIEEKNMVFDEIMPQALSLMTDVFGNYVIQKFFEHGTPAQIRELADQLTGHVLTLSLQMYGCRVIQKAIEVVELDQQTKMVAELDGHVMRCVRDQNGNHVVQKCIECVPEDAIQFVVSTFYDQVVTLSTHPYGCRVIQRVLEHCRDPKTQQIMMDEILQSVCILAQDQYGNYVVQHVLEHGKPHERSCIIKELTGQIVQMSQQKFASNVIEKCLSFGTLAERQALVTEMLGTTDENEPLQAMMKDQFANYVVQKVLETCDDQQLELILNRIKVHLNALKKYTYGKHIVARVEKLVAAGERRISILAPQASAA, from the exons ATGGTCACCGATGCTTATTCAAAGATGATGTCTGAAATGTCAATGCGATCGATGTCAAAGAGTGGCGATTACAGCGAAGATTTGAGTACGTTGATTCGTGAACAGAGGCGGCAGCATGAAGCAAGTGAGCGGGAGAAGGAGCTGAACATATACAGGAGTGGGTCAGCGCCGCCCACCGTGGAAGGCTCGTTGAATGCTGTCGGAGGCTTGTTTGAGGCGTCTGCACTCTCGGGTTTCACGAAAAACGGCACTAAAGGGTTTGCGACCGAAGAGGAGCTTCTCGCTGATCCAGCTTATGTGAATTACTACTATTCCAATGTTAATCTCAATCCACGGCTTCCGCCGCCTCTGCTTTCGAAGGAGGACTGGCGTTTTTCCCAGCGGTTGCAAGGCGGAGGCGGAGGTTCGGCAGTTGGAGATAGGAGGATAGGGGGTAGGAGTGGCGGTGAAGGGTCACTTTTTTCTGTGCAGCCGGGGATTGGAGGGAAGGAGGAGAATGGTGTGCAGGCGAGGAAGGGTGCGGCAGAGTGGGGCGGTGATGGGTTGATTGGGTTGCCGGGGTTGGGACTTGGGAGTAGGCAGAAGAGTATTGCAGAGATTATTCAG GATGATATACATAATACAAATGTCTCAAGGCACCCTTCTCGTCCTGCTAGCCGGAATGCGTTTGATGATGGTGTTGAAGCTTCAGATACCCAGTTTGCTCATTTACAGGGAATGTCAGCTGTTCAGAACGGCGGTTCATCTAGTTCTCATACATATGCTTCTGCTCTGGGTGCTTCATTGTCGAGAAGCAACACACCAGACCCTCAGCTTGTAGCTAGGGCTCCTAGTCCTCGAATTCCACCAGTTGGAAGGGTTTCCTCCATGGATAAAAAAATTGGCAATGGTCAAAACTCATTCAATGGTGCCTCACTTAATGTGAATGAGTCTGCAGATCTGGCAGCTGCTTTATCTGGTATGAACCTGTCAACAAATGGTAGGATTGATGAGGACAATCGTGCACGCTCACAAATGCAACATGAAATTGATAATCACCATAATCTTTATGACATGCAAGGTGATTGGAACCATATTAAACAAAATTCGTACTTGAATAAGTCTGATTCTGGGAATTTTCATCTGCATTCTGCTTCCCAATCTTCTAACAAATCTTATCAGAATATGGGAAGAGGCAGTGGATTTGGTAGGGATCTGAACAGCCCTTCTTATATGTCTGACGATCTAGTTGATATTAATAATCCTGCTGTATCTTCTGGTAACTCATACTTAAGAGGACCTGTGCCAGCTCTTAATGGCCGAGGAAGCTCACACTCCCACTATCAGAATGTAGAAAATACCTCATTTCCGAACTATGGCTATTCTGGTAGTCCTTCATCTCCATCAATGATGGGTAGTCCACTTGGTAATGGTAGTTTACCACCCTTATTTGAAAATGCTGCTGCTGCGTCTGCAATGGGTGGGTTGGACTCTGGAGCTTTTGGAGGGATGTCTCTAGGACCAAATCTGTTGGCTGCAGCTGCTGAATTGCAGAATATTAGGGTTGGAAATCATGGTGGTGGGAGTGCTCTTCAGGTTCCCATGATGGACCCATTGTATGTTCAGTACTTGAGATCAAATGAATATGCAGCTGCACAGCTTGCAGCCCTTAATGATCCCACAAAAGATAGGGAAGGCATGGGTAATACGTACATGGATTTACTTGGTTTGCAAAAAGCTTATTTGGGGCAGTTGCTTTCGCCCCAAAAATCACAATTTGGTGCTCCCTACATTGGCAAGTCTGGTAGCTTGAATCACGGTTATTATGGAAATCCAGCATATGGGCATGGGATGTCTTATTCTGGAACACCATTGGGTGGTCCCCTTCTTCCAAACTCTCCTGTTGGACCTGGTAGTCCTGCCAGGCATGGTGAGCGGAACTTGCGTTTTTCTTCTGGGTTGAGGAACATGGGTGGAGGTCTGATGGGAGCTTGGCACTCCGAAAATGGTGGAAATTTGGATGAAAGTTTTGCCTCCTCTTTACTAGATGAGTTCAAAAGCAACAAGACTAAATGTTTTGAACTTTCAGAGATTTCAGGGCATGTTGTTGAGTTCAG TGCCGACCAGTATGGAAGTCGGTTTATTCAACAAAAACTTGAAACTGCCACAATTGAAGAGAAGAACATGGTTTTTGATGAAATTATGCCCCAAGCACTATCTCTTATGACCGATGTGTTTGGTAATTATGTGATTCAGAAG TTTTTTGAGCATGGAACTCCAGCACAAATAAGAGAACTTGCAGACCAGCTCACTGGGCATGTGCTGACCCTTAGCCTTCAAATGTACGGCTGTCGAGTGATCCAGAAG GCTATAGAAGTTGTTGAGCTGGACCAGCAGACTAAAATGGTAGCTGAACTGGATGGTCATGTTATGCGTTGTGTTCGTGATCAAAATGGCAACCATGTTGTCCAGAAGTGTATTGAATGTGTACCTGAAGATGCCATCCAGTTTGTTGTTTCAACTTTTTATGACCAAGTCGTGACACTGTCTACTCATCCATATGGTTGTCGTGTCATACAG AGAGTTTTGGAGCACTGCCGTGACCCCAAAACGCAGCAAATAATGATGGATGAGATTTTGCAGTCTGTTTGCATTTTGGCACAAGACCAATATGGAAATTATGTTGTCCAG CATGTGCTGGAACATGGAAAGCCACATGAACGGTCATGTATAATTAAGGAACTAACTGGGCAAATCGTTCAAATGAGCCAGCAGAAGTTTGCGTCAAATGTCATAGAGAAGTGTTTAAGTTTTGGAACTCTTGCTGAACGCCAGGCCCTTGTAACTGAGATGCTTGGTACCACTGACGAAAATGAGCCCCTTCAG
- the LOC126622358 gene encoding glycerol-3-phosphate acyltransferase 5-like isoform X2, whose translation MILVLINPKPRKTIIRRKQMQTHTGSMESIVSELEGTLLRDPDPFSYFMLVAFEASGLIRFAVLLMMWPVIRFLEMIGMEEAGLKLMTFVAVFGVPKSEIESVSRAVLPKFYMDDLDMEAWKVFSSYDKRVVVTKMPRIMVERFVKEHLRADEVIGSELLVNRFGFATGFVKGEVNIYSRVAKLFVDEEQPTLGLGRPSSSGSSFLSLCKEQIHPPLMIANKKHDEQQVLRPLPVIFHDGRLVKRPTPSTALLILLWMPLGISLAFIRLFMGLILPMRVIPYMSQLFGGKVIVKGKPPPPFSGGNSGVLFVCTHRTLMDPVILSTVLKRRIPAVTYSISRLSELLSPIPTVRLTRVRHVDAERIKLELTKGDLVVCPEGTTCREPFLLRFSALFAELTNRIVPVAMNYRVGFFHATTARGWKALDPIFFFMNPRPVYEVTFLNQLPVEATCSSGKSPHDVANYVQRILASTLGFECTNFTRKDKYKVLAGNDGTVSYTSFGDQFRKMNTK comes from the exons ATGATCCTGGTCTTAATTAATCCCAAACCGAGAAAAACAATAATCCGTAGAAAACAAATGCAAACCCATACTGGCTCAATGGAGTCTATTGTTTCGGAGCTCGAAGGAACACTTCTAAGGGATCCTGACCCCTTCTCTTACTTCATGTTGGTAGCATTTGAGGCGTCAGGTTTGATACGGTTTGCCGTGTTGTTAATGATGTGGCCGGTGATCCGGTTTCTGGAGATGATAGGTATGGAGGAAGCCGGGCTTAAACTGATGACTTTTGTTGCTGTTTTTGGTGTTCCGAAATCAGAGATTGAGTCCGTGTCTCGTGCAGTGTTGCCAAAGTTTTACATGGATGATTTGGATATGGAGGCTTGGAAAGTGTTTAGCTCATATGATAAGAGGGTTGTGGTGACTAAGATGCCAAGGATTATGGTGGAGAGGTTTGTGAAGGAGCATTTGAGAGCTGATGAAGTTATTGGCAGTGAGCTTCTTGTAAACCGATTTGGGTTTGCTACCGGCTTTGTTAAAGGTGAAGTTAACATATACAGTCGAGTGGCCAAGCTGTTTGTGGATGAGGAACAACCGACATTAGGGTTGGGAAGGCCTTCATCATCTGGTTCTTCATTTTTATCCCTATGCAAG GAACAAATCCACCCACCACTTATGATCGCCAACAAAAAGCATGATGAACAGCAAGTCCTCCGACCACTCCCGGTGATCTTCCACGACGGCCGACTAGTCAAGCGCCCTACGCCTTCAACCGCCCTCTTAATCCTCCTATGGATGCCCCTAGGCATCTCACTTGCCTTCATTCGCCTATTCATGGGATTGATATTGCCAATGAGGGTTATACCCTACATGTCTCAACTATTTGGTGGTAAAGTCATTGTGAAAGGCAAACCACCACCGCCCTTCTCCGGTGGAAACTCAGGCGTGCTATTCGTCTGCACTCACCGAACCCTAATGGACCCCGTTATACTCTCCACCGTACTCAAACGTAGGATTCCAGCAGTCACATACTCTATCTCTCGACTATCAGAGCTCCTATCCCCAATCCCCACCGTTCGATTAACTCGTGTTCGGCACGTCGATGCTGAGAGAATCAAGCTTGAACTAACCAAAGGGGACTTGGTTGTTTGCCCCGAAGGAACGACGTGCCGTGAACCTTTTCTTTTGAGGTTTAGTGCACTCTTTGCTGAGCTTACAAACCGAATCGTCCCGGTGGCCATGAACTACAGGGTAGGGTTTTTCCATGCAACGACAGCAAGGGGCTGGAAAGCTTTGGACCccatattcttcttcatgaACCCTAGGCCAGTTTACGAAGTTACGTTCTTGAACCAGTTGCCTGTGGAAGCCACGTGTTCATCTGGGAAAAGCCCTCATGATGTTGCGAATTACGTGCAGAGGATCTTGGCCTCCACGTTAGGGTTTGAGTGCACCAACTTCACAAGGAAGGACAAGTACAAAGTGCTTGCTGGGAACGATGGGACCGTTTCGTATACTTCGTTTGGCGATCAGTTTAGGAAGATG AATACAAAATGA